Within Vidua macroura isolate BioBank_ID:100142 chromosome 11, ASM2450914v1, whole genome shotgun sequence, the genomic segment GCACATCCATCCCAGAGTGTGCACATCCATCCCAATGTGTGCACATCCATCCCAGAGTGTGCACCCCTCATCTGAACCATGTACATCATCCCAGAGAGTGCACATCCATCCCAGAGCATGCACATCCATCCCAGACCATGTACATCATCCCAGAGAGTGCACATCCATCCCAGTGTGTGCACATCCATCCCAGAGCGTGCACATCCATCCCAGAATGTGCACATCCATCCCAATGTGTGCACATCCATCCCAGTCTGTGCACATCCATCCCAGAGAGTGCACATCCATCCCAGTGTGTGCACATCCATCCCAGAGTGTGCACATCCATCCCAGACCGTGCACATCCATCCCAGTCTCTGCACATCCATCCCAGAGTGTGCACATCCATGCCAGACTGTGTATTTCCATATCAGACCAGACACACCCATTCAGGACCGTGCTCCCCTTGTCCTGAACCAGGTCCCCCTAATCCCAGACCATACAACCCTACCCTGGACCATGCACATCATCCTAGACTGCATCCACATCCAGGACCATGCACCCCATCCTTGCCCACGTGCTGCATCCCCATCTCGCTGCAGGaattcccctctcctcccatcCCACGGTGCTGCTGCATGCTCCCATTCCCACCCTCGCATGCAGATGCTGCAACCTCGATGGCATGACGAGCAGGTCCcgcaccccagcactgccaccaacCCGCCCCCCCGGGGTCCCCACCTCGCTCGAGTCCTCCTGCTGATTGATGACGGTGAGGGCATCCTCGGACGCCTGGCGCTTGGCCTCGGCCAGGGCCCGCTCCATCTTGGCGCGCTCCGTCGTGATCAGCTCGTGGGCTTTCCTCTCGGCGTCCGACACGGCCTTCTGCAGCTCGGACATGGCCTGGCGCTTCACCTCGTTCACGGCTTCttctggaaggcagcagccGAGCGTGGCCGCGGCGTGCCGCTGCCCCAGCATCCCCCCCCCTTCCCGCAAAACCACCCCGAATTCCTCTTGCGCCGCAGGCATCCCAGtgaggggagctggggcagagccccTTCCTGCTCACACCCCGCACTCACCAGCCTTCCTCCAGATCTCCTCGGGCATGTACCCGGAGAGCGGCCGCGGCGCGAAGTCCCGGTGCGCGTCTGCGAAGGAGAGAGGGGACGCCCTTAGGAGATGCCGTCCCCTTGGGACGCCCCCGCCGGCAGCGCCAGACCCCCGGGAGAACGGCGCAGGCACCCGGAGcggcccccgcggccccgggggTCAGTACCTAACTGGGGAGCCTCGGTGGCGGCGGAGGAGGAGTTGTGGGGGCGTGCGGAGGGGGGGCTGCCTTTCTTCATGTCCTCGGCGTCGCTGTAGCGCCGGATCCAGTGGTTGAGCTCCTCGCGATCGGCCTCCTGGCACCGCCGCAGCACCGTCAGCGACCGCCGCGTCTTCTCCACCATGTCCATGATGCAGTTCAGCAGCTGCGGGGGCAACAGCGGGCATGGGGAGGGGGCTCTGCTGCGGGCAGCCGGGGGGCTGCGGTGCccggtgctgggcagggggattCGGGCTACGCCAGGCTGTGCCGGCTCCGGGCTGCTGAGCTGGCTGTGGAAGCAGAGGATGCTCGGGAGGAAAGCCCCGTGAGGGATtgggggcagaggggaaggacacacacacacacggatGGGGCAGGGACACTACGTACGTTGTTGAGGTGTTTCCACTCCTCCGCCCACTCCCGGTCCGTGAGCCGGTGGTCGATCACCTCCTCCTGCCGCGTCCCGTGCACGGCTGCAAGGCAAGAGCGGAGCGGGGTCAGCCCCTCCTGCAGGACCCCCCATCCTTCAGGGGGGTCCCAGCCCCGTTCCCCCCCCCGTgcttggggacagcagggctcaCCGGCGGGCCGCTGGCGCTCGCGGAGCTCCCGGGGGTCGGGGTGCCGGTAGGCGTCCCGGTAGTGGTGTGCCATGGCCATGTCCTCCAGGCGGtagtgctggggcaggggggggcCGGCGGGGGGGTGCCCCAGCCCGTTCGGGGGGTGGCTCAGCCCGTTGCTGGGGCTGTAGCGCTGCGCTGGGCTCATGGTGCACGGCCGCTTGCTGAGGTGCTCGGGGTGCAGGGGGTCTCGGTCCAAACCGTTCTCTTTGGTCCTGGCCGGAGGAGAGGAGGTTGGAGGTTGGTCCCCACCCACTTTTCAGGGGTGCGTCCCCGAAAAATCCCACACGCCCCTCCCCGGCTGGCACCTGTCTGGCGTCCTCCTCTTGCCGCTCTCGCCcacctccaggagcagctcgGAGGAGTCGATGGGAGAGGAGGCGTTGGcgtccagcagcagctgctcgtGCTGGGCCAGGTACTGGGCCGGGGTCTGCTTGGCCATGCGGGCGCAGTGCAGCAGCTCCCGCTGCAGCAGCGGCAGGTTGGCCTGCGGGGGGAGGTGACAGTTCAGTccgcagccctgcagccccccggAGCACCTGGCTGTGCCCCCAGCTCGCCACGGGCAGGGGGTGTGAGGGGGTGCCTTCCCTTTGGggtcctgctccttttccccagggGACAGCCTTGGGATGCCAGTAGGGTACCCAGGGGCCAGGTGGGCTTTTGGGGGACGTGTGTGGCACCCCACAGGGTTCAGACACAGCTTCAACAGAGCCCTCCTGCATcgtggcaggggctgcagagcatcATCCCTGGGCCAGGTCAGCCACCCCGGCCACCCTGGCCCCAGGACTGCACCTTtgggacccccagcccctgtggcACCCACAGCTGTAAGGATCAACTGTGAACTCCCCTCCCACCCACCCACTGTGTCCCCCCAcggtgctgcagccccaggagcagcaggaattaaGCAGCAGAGCCCCCTTTTGCCTGGCActctggctgccagccctggaTTTTGCCTTAGGCAGCTGAGCCGCAGCCAAATCCCATCTGTGGGACACGTTAGCGCCCGAGCCCGAGCTGCAGTTGCGGTGAGCAGGGCCAgaccctccctccccttcccttccctggccgGGGGGGAGCAATCCCACAAAAACAGCAAGTCCCCAGTCTGGGAAGCACGCCGAGCCCGGCTGGTTGCAGTTAGGATAATGAGAAACATCTGGGCCGGGTGGTGGGAACAGCTGGGAGCGGGGTGCCAGGGCGGCCGGCGCGGCCGCTGCGCTCTTGGCACTGGGACAGCGGGGATGGATCCCAGCCTGCCTGGAGCCACAGGGCCACCAGTGCCTGTGGGGGCCTGGCCGTtcacctttccctgctcccgtggatcccaaaaaccctgcaaactggacaggaggggagggggctctgCCGTCcccctccagctcagcctggagcagaccACTCCAGCAGATTCCTGTGATGAGCATGGACCTCCACTCACGGacccctgctctgagctggcatGCAGAGGTGGAAAAGGGGCTATTTTTGCACTTTTTAATTATTCCTTCACTAATAAAGGACAGGGGACATCTGCTGGCAGTGCCGGTGCTGCCAGGCGTGCCAGCGCTGGGCAAATTCCTCTGGAGCGGGGTGACACTGCAGAGTCAGCAcgaaattaaaaggaaaataaaaaaaaaaggggggggattTTTAATGAATTGCAAATGGCAACCAGCTGGGCTGACCCCTCGCTTTATTGCAAccagccctggccctgtgtGACTCCACACGTGTGGGGGCACACGTGTGTCTTGGGGGGGCACAGGCAGAcccacaggcagctgccagccccaaagccatccccaaatcccctgtgCTGAAATGCTGCCACAAATCCcgccctgcccaggctggagaCCCACCTTGAGGAAGGGGATGACGAAGGGTCGCAGCGGGAAGTTGGTGGCCTCTTGGAGCTTGGCGTGAAACTCCTCGATGGTGAGGGTGGAGTTCTGTGGGGACAGCCCGGGCTCAGCACCCCCGGCACAGCCCCCgcacccctggggacacttggCTGTTCCTcccccattcctgctcctctgccaggcTCACAGGGAAACCACACTCAAGGGAAAACCATGCTCAAGGCTTCACTGGCAGCGCCAGCAGCCAGGACCAACCCTGCACTGTctgtgcagctcccaggagaCGCTGGGGAAACAACCCCCTCTCCTCCAGGATTTAGAACCATCTAGGCCACTCTTTCCCTTTTAGCAGCATCTCCATCCCCAAAAGAAAACCCAGGATCCTCAGATGGAGGGGTCCCCGTGGCTGAGCCCACGGACGTACCACGAGCCCCAGGACGAGGGTGCGCACCCGCTCCCCGATCTCGGGGGAGATGTCGTTCCCGAACTGCTGCAGGGTGGTGAGGAAGCGCTTGAGCTTGGAGAGCTGGCGGGCCCCACAGGCCGGAGGGAGCTGGTGGGTGGACAGGGAGGCGCTGGAGGAGGTGGCCGGCCCGTTGCTGAACCCGTTGGGGGTGGACGGAGCCCCGTTGATGGCGGTTGGCGAGTGGCTGCTCCCGTTCATCACtggggagacagggaatgggaggtCAGAGCGGGTGGCCGTGCCCTGGCACCACGGGGACAAGGCTGGGATGGTAGGACCAGAGTGTCCTGCTGGGTAAtgtggggctggcagccccTGGAAGGTTTCAGGATGCTGGTGAATCCCTGGGGCTGCATCCTGGACTGGTCCCAGTgctgtgggggctgtggggaaggaggggatgcAGAGCATGCCCCAGTGCAGCAAGGACCCGATCCAGCTCCTCAACAGCCAAAGCAGCCAAGGGGAGGGGCTCCATCCTGCCCCTCGGGGAGCTGCTCAGCACTCCCAGAGAGAGCCCATGAGCCATTTCCCatggagcccagcctggcttgCAGAACCCTGCCACCTCTGTCCCCACTGCCCGGTCAGGAAAGACAGGAGCTGCCTGAACACCGCACACCAGCAGACCTAggggggatattttggggtatCAACCATCAGAGTGGCAGACCACTCTCTCCTGCACCAGCCCCACAGGGGCCTTTTCCCAGCCAGCACGGGTGACAACACGCATCAGCCATGTCCCAATGGTGCAGGTGACAACACACATCAGCCATGTCCCAATGGCGTGGGTGACAACACACATCAGCCATGTCCCAATGGCGTGGGTGACAACACACATCAGCCAtgtcccagccagcacaggtgaCAACATGTGTCACCCATGTCCCAGTGGCTAGGGTGACAACACACATCACCCATGTCCCAATGGCTAGGGTGACAACACACATCACGCATGTCCTGATGGTGCAGGTGACAACATGTGTCACCCATGTCCCAATGGCATGGGACAACACACATCACCCGTGTCCCAGCCAGCACGGGTGACAACATGCATCACCCATGTCCCAATGGCTAGGGTGACAACATGCATCACCCGTGTCCCAGCCAGCACGGGTGACAAAACGTGTCACCCATGTCCCAATGGCTAGGGTGACAACACGCATCACCTGTGCCCAGCCAGCACGGGTGACAAAACGTGTCACCCACGTCCCGACGGCGCGTCGCCCCACGGCCCCCGGCACGCACGCGCCTGTCCCCGCTGGGCTCTCACTGACCTGGGGGTGCcgtgctgccctgccagccctgcctgctctgggggGTCCCGCTCTCTCTCCGGccgggcagcgcccgccgcccgctGAAGAGGTGCCAAAAATAACCCGGCGGCCACAACTGCTTTTATTCCCGCGACAGGTGCGCCCCTAAGTTGGACACCACACGTGTCCCCGGgccgggatggggctggggtTCCCGTCCCCGTGACCCTCCGGGGCAGGGCGAGGGGCTGGCGACGGGGAGCACCCCCGGGGCTGCGGCTGCGCTCGGGTCTCTCATGAGAGCGGGTGTTTCATTTTACTTACAAAGACAGACCATCGACCATTTCAAGCAACCATGAAAACGGCCGCGAGGCAGAAACGTCGGAGGGCCAGCGTCTCGATCtgcaagcaaaataaaacacgCTATGATGAGAGAGCAGAGGGGGCAgctctccagccctgcacaggatgcTCCTCACCACGGGCACGTGTGCCATGGGCAAAGCCGCCAGACCCACCGGGGAGCCGGGTCCCTGCGTcccactgcagccacagggagGGGTCAGGGGATGGATGCTCGGCTGCCCGATAAAGTCCTGACAGTTTAGGGACCAAATGAGGTGCCTCAAAgccaaaaacaaccaaaatgcCATGGTGTCCATGCCAAGCTGTTCCATGCCCCCAGCCGTGTGTCTCAAACCCTGCTCCATGctgagctgggaaggaaaggcCGCCTGCACCTCTGGTCCTGCATCCTGAATCCTGCTCCGCGCTGAGCCGTGGCAGAGAGGCTgcctgcacccccagccccgtgtcccaAACCCCTCTCTGTGCTGAGCAGTGGTGCAGAGGCCGCCTGCACCCCTGGTGCTTCATCCCAGgcccagccacagctgggctgccaCATCAGCACGGGGCTGGGATTGACACCCAAAGCCCCTCCAAGCACAGCCGAGCATGAGCTGATTTTTAGCGTCCATAAGGGctgctggggggctgcaggtgtCAGGGGATGGATCTCGGGGGTTGTTTTGTGGTGTTTTCTTCCCCACTGGGGTTCTTCTGAGCAAGAAACAGCTACGAGCAAAACCCTTGCGCATGCGCGTGCCCAGGAAAAGTCTCAGCAGAAccggagcagctgctggcagtggccactgccactgctgccagggGGCCAGCCTTGtcccctgcctgcctggatCCTGCACTGCATGTGCCTTGTCCATCCACGTGCCAGGACGGTGGCACCAGCACAGTGACAGATCCCTGCGGGTGTGCCATGAGCCCACGCGCCTCTGGTGCCACCACCGCGCTGGGTGGCTGTCCCCAGTCCAACTACAGAGACTGAAACTCCCACCTGGAGTCCCCTGATGCCACCATGCCATAGCCTGGGCAGGGCAAGGAGGTCCCAGCCACTGTGGCTGGCCATGACACTGCCCTGCCACCACTGGGTGCCACGTGCAGAGTGGCAGATGTGTCCCCACATGCATGGGACCCACCACAGGGCCATCTCTGATCCACAGGAACTCCCCAAAGCCCCACCACCCTCCAACCAcgtgctgccctgtgccagctcttGGTGACGGGCTGGCAGAAGAGcaggatgtccctgtccccagggacctcacagggcactgctggccacGGGCAGCGCCACGGTGCTCCCTGCAGGAACCACGGCTTGGCAACGTGCACCCAAGGAGAGCCTCCAGCCCGAGGGCAGGTAATGTCACCCCACGTCACCGGCAGCACCGCGCCGGGCTCTGAGCGCGCTGCTGGCCCCGGGTGCCACGCGAGGCGGAGCTGAGGGCACGGCCCCGGGCTGGCAGCCCGTGCCCAGCGGTACTCACTGGTGCTGGGCGTGAAGGAGGGGTGGCGCGTGGCTCCCTGCgaggcggcgggcggcggcgggggcatGCTGGGCGGCGTGGAGCGGGCCTGCGTCTTCACGTCGGCCGGCGAGTCGGGCATGGCGGCGGCCGGAGTCTCCGCGTTATCTGCGGGAAGAGGGCACGGGGTGGTGAGCGGGGgtgtgccaggcagggcagtgattcCCTGGCAAACAGGGCtcaggggcagaggggacacctggggacctTGGGCTGGCCCGGGCATCGGCAGTGCCATTGTAGAACTCGGGTAACAGGGACAGTGCCCAGTGTTCTGTGTGCCacagggtgctggggagggtgATGGACCTGCTGTTCATCTGCACAGAGGTGGGGACagtgccctgtgcagggacacagggtgCTGGCACCGCTCTGCCCCTGCCGTGCCaaccctgccccagcctgtgtcACATCactgctgtcacagcacagcaccCTCCTGACAcatcctgggaattcctgctgaCCCCTCACCATCCCTGGCAGCAtcacccagggctggc encodes:
- the CBFA2T3 gene encoding protein CBFA2T3 isoform X2, coding for MPDSPADVKTQARSTPPSMPPPPPAASQGATRHPSFTPSTNRDAGPPTFLPRGRFHGCLKWSMVCLLMNGSSHSPTAINGAPSTPNGFSNGPATSSSASLSTHQLPPACGARQLSKLKRFLTTLQQFGNDISPEIGERVRTLVLGLVNSTLTIEEFHAKLQEATNFPLRPFVIPFLKANLPLLQRELLHCARMAKQTPAQYLAQHEQLLLDANASSPIDSSELLLEVGESGKRRTPDRTKENGLDRDPLHPEHLSKRPCTMSPAQRYSPSNGLSHPPNGLGHPPAGPPLPQHYRLEDMAMAHHYRDAYRHPDPRELRERQRPAAVHGTRQEEVIDHRLTDREWAEEWKHLNNLLNCIMDMVEKTRRSLTVLRRCQEADREELNHWIRRYSDAEDMKKGSPPSARPHNSSSAATEAPQLDAHRDFAPRPLSGYMPEEIWRKAEAVNEVKRQAMSELQKAVSDAERKAHELITTERAKMERALAEAKRQASEDALTVINQQEDSSESCWNCGRKASETCSGCNTARYCGSFCQHKDWEKHHHVCGQTLQGLPGPAAPGPGQPDGVPAMASSPSEAGSVAASRAGTPATPAPLDSASR
- the CBFA2T3 gene encoding protein CBFA2T3 isoform X3, with translation MPDSPADVKTQARSTPPSMPPPPPAASQGATRHPSFTPSTMMNGSSHSPTAINGAPSTPNGFSNGPATSSSASLSTHQLPPACGARQLSKLKRFLTTLQQFGNDISPEIGERVRTLVLGLVNSTLTIEEFHAKLQEATNFPLRPFVIPFLKANLPLLQRELLHCARMAKQTPAQYLAQHEQLLLDANASSPIDSSELLLEVGESGKRRTPDRTKENGLDRDPLHPEHLSKRPCTMSPAQRYSPSNGLSHPPNGLGHPPAGPPLPQHYRLEDMAMAHHYRDAYRHPDPRELRERQRPAAVHGTRQEEVIDHRLTDREWAEEWKHLNNLLNCIMDMVEKTRRSLTVLRRCQEADREELNHWIRRYSDAEDMKKGSPPSARPHNSSSAATEAPQLDAHRDFAPRPLSGYMPEEIWRKAEEAVNEVKRQAMSELQKAVSDAERKAHELITTERAKMERALAEAKRQASEDALTVINQQEDSSESCWNCGRKASETCSGCNTARYCGSFCQHKDWEKHHHVCGQTLQGLPGPAAPGPGQPDGVPAMASSPSEAGSVAASRAGTPATPAPLDSASR
- the CBFA2T3 gene encoding protein CBFA2T3 isoform X1, encoding MPDSPADVKTQARSTPPSMPPPPPAASQGATRHPSFTPSTNRDAGPPTFLPRGRFHGCLKWSMVCLLMNGSSHSPTAINGAPSTPNGFSNGPATSSSASLSTHQLPPACGARQLSKLKRFLTTLQQFGNDISPEIGERVRTLVLGLVNSTLTIEEFHAKLQEATNFPLRPFVIPFLKANLPLLQRELLHCARMAKQTPAQYLAQHEQLLLDANASSPIDSSELLLEVGESGKRRTPDRTKENGLDRDPLHPEHLSKRPCTMSPAQRYSPSNGLSHPPNGLGHPPAGPPLPQHYRLEDMAMAHHYRDAYRHPDPRELRERQRPAAVHGTRQEEVIDHRLTDREWAEEWKHLNNLLNCIMDMVEKTRRSLTVLRRCQEADREELNHWIRRYSDAEDMKKGSPPSARPHNSSSAATEAPQLDAHRDFAPRPLSGYMPEEIWRKAEEAVNEVKRQAMSELQKAVSDAERKAHELITTERAKMERALAEAKRQASEDALTVINQQEDSSESCWNCGRKASETCSGCNTARYCGSFCQHKDWEKHHHVCGQTLQGLPGPAAPGPGQPDGVPAMASSPSEAGSVAASRAGTPATPAPLDSASR